The proteins below are encoded in one region of Legionella antarctica:
- a CDS encoding helix-turn-helix transcriptional regulator gives MHELTCQMSESLTVDTLKRIIIEFFAKEGITSLAFTFYKYHTKTGSQIIYDWVSPPLLPWHQHYLEQKYADIDRTLESSEHSLIPVYWNVNQQLAQAKNSREQRIRKESIDFGIEKGLNIPVHGSFGDFVVLVLHQRVHQNGLEQWQNKQYQWMTIAQYYFHYLRKLLLSEQEDSKIHLTNREQQCLELTAQGIRIGMIAKNLGITQRTCNFHLQNANKKLGVTNKYLAATRWLEEKQN, from the coding sequence ATGCATGAGTTGACTTGTCAAATGTCTGAAAGCCTCACAGTAGATACCTTAAAACGGATCATTATCGAATTTTTTGCCAAAGAAGGGATAACAAGTCTCGCATTTACATTTTATAAGTACCACACCAAAACAGGCAGCCAAATCATTTATGACTGGGTCAGTCCCCCACTGCTCCCATGGCATCAGCATTATCTGGAACAAAAATATGCCGATATCGATAGAACACTGGAATCTTCGGAACACTCACTTATCCCTGTTTATTGGAATGTGAATCAACAATTAGCCCAGGCCAAAAATAGCCGTGAGCAGCGGATACGAAAAGAATCCATCGATTTTGGGATAGAAAAGGGGCTTAATATACCCGTCCATGGTTCATTCGGTGATTTTGTCGTACTAGTATTGCATCAACGGGTGCATCAGAATGGATTAGAACAGTGGCAAAATAAACAATATCAGTGGATGACAATTGCGCAGTATTATTTTCATTACTTAAGGAAATTACTGCTATCCGAGCAAGAAGACTCAAAAATACATTTAACCAATCGAGAACAGCAATGTCTTGAGTTAACGGCACAGGGTATTCGCATTGGGATGATTGCAAAAAATTTGGGTATTACCCAACGAACCTGTAATTTTCATTTACAAAATGCCAATAAAAAGCTGGGGGTAACCAATAAATACCTGGCTGCAACTCGCTGGCTGGAAGAGAAACAAAATTAA
- a CDS encoding GNAT family N-acetyltransferase, whose translation MTALDRPVFAHIGSLGIGVLAPYRSKGIGKALMETTLQKAKEKGFTRMLFALMGTMKIIFLWHAYICNNYLNHRNNFDSCNRKKSQASFNKIQKKGVKLPFSIIV comes from the coding sequence ATCACTGCACTCGATCGACCTGTTTTCGCTCACATTGGCTCATTAGGCATTGGTGTACTAGCTCCCTATAGAAGTAAAGGCATAGGAAAAGCATTAATGGAAACAACTCTTCAAAAAGCAAAGGAGAAGGGATTCACAAGAATGCTGTTTGCATTGATGGGAACTATGAAAATCATATTTTTATGGCACGCCTATATCTGCAATAATTATCTTAATCACCGGAATAATTTTGATAGTTGCAATCGAAAAAAGAGTCAGGCGAGCTTTAATAAAATACAAAAAAAGGGAGTGAAGCTCCCTTTTTCTATTATAGTATAA
- a CDS encoding SseB family protein has product MNSLNSAIKEALQSSGNLKEANKAYLEFIKANFIIPIEQSTDDENPKVLFLQDTANLFLPVFTEMNYLDAWAAEISTEIKLLRLSGVDLLKGLGENVTVCLNIGSEFYKEFNPSETARMRSMVLKFFK; this is encoded by the coding sequence ATGAACAGTCTTAACTCCGCTATTAAAGAGGCACTTCAATCTTCTGGAAATTTGAAGGAAGCAAATAAAGCCTACCTGGAATTTATTAAAGCCAACTTTATTATTCCGATAGAACAAAGCACTGATGATGAAAATCCCAAGGTATTATTCTTGCAGGATACTGCTAACCTTTTTCTTCCAGTGTTTACCGAGATGAACTACCTAGATGCCTGGGCAGCTGAAATCAGTACAGAAATAAAATTGCTCAGATTATCCGGAGTTGATTTATTGAAGGGATTGGGAGAAAACGTCACAGTATGTCTTAATATTGGAAGTGAATTTTACAAAGAATTTAATCCTTCAGAAACTGCAAGAATGAGATCTATGGTTCTGAAGTTTTTCAAATAA
- a CDS encoding YdgA family protein gives MKKLAGLIIILAVLILGGYYGMGVLTERTIKKNIEVINQTNGLFAQIEQYDRSWFSSDAKIKWRLHIPERVITADDGKSQTVAAQDYQMEMPVKIHHGPFIYANNRLRFGMGYAETAFNIPEQYNQKFDETFSKDSQKPQLDLSIFVNYLNKSTVELSLPSFKLISKDGTGNFDWMGMNSTTQMSSDMTKVNGDILIDGMTMSKDDTKVTLGKVSSDFNLHQTPAGLYLGDAKLSLPTFDVMVKDKKMFEVSEFTVSSDSDIKDKLFGTQFNLAVKSVVANGLNYGPGVLEVSLRNLDAEVLADINKQANAMQNGTDAERQKAMMAMLPELPKLFNKGAEFEVSKLSLKIPEGVIEGNLLVSLPPGDSSNPFELIQKIQGNAMLKMPKLLVKQLMQQSVMQQMSKQPDVQQALLQQMQNTQQANSQPQATQPPPSQEQLAGMQADKQIGAMEQNGLIRSQDADYVTEVKLEQGKFSVNGKPFDPAMLK, from the coding sequence ATGAAAAAACTTGCAGGATTAATAATTATCCTGGCTGTTTTAATCCTAGGCGGATATTATGGCATGGGAGTTCTTACTGAAAGAACAATCAAAAAGAACATAGAGGTAATTAACCAAACTAATGGTTTGTTTGCTCAAATAGAGCAATATGACAGAAGTTGGTTCAGTTCTGATGCCAAAATTAAATGGCGTTTACATATTCCTGAGCGTGTGATCACTGCTGATGATGGTAAGTCACAAACTGTTGCAGCTCAGGATTATCAAATGGAAATGCCTGTTAAAATCCATCATGGTCCTTTTATCTATGCCAACAATCGTTTGCGTTTTGGAATGGGTTATGCTGAAACCGCATTCAATATTCCAGAGCAGTATAATCAAAAATTCGATGAAACATTCTCCAAAGATTCACAAAAACCACAATTAGATTTAAGCATTTTTGTAAACTACCTAAACAAGAGCACTGTAGAGTTATCTCTTCCTTCATTTAAACTAATATCTAAAGATGGTACAGGCAATTTTGATTGGATGGGAATGAACAGCACCACACAAATGTCTTCTGATATGACCAAAGTAAATGGAGATATTCTTATAGATGGCATGACGATGTCTAAAGATGATACCAAGGTCACTTTAGGTAAAGTATCAAGTGACTTCAATTTACATCAAACTCCTGCAGGACTATACTTGGGCGATGCAAAACTTTCATTACCTACTTTTGATGTAATGGTGAAAGATAAAAAGATGTTTGAAGTCAGTGAGTTTACTGTAAGTTCAGATAGTGATATTAAGGACAAACTCTTTGGCACTCAGTTTAACCTTGCGGTAAAATCTGTCGTTGCTAATGGACTAAATTATGGGCCAGGTGTACTTGAGGTTTCTCTTCGCAATCTTGATGCAGAAGTTCTTGCAGATATAAACAAACAAGCGAATGCGATGCAAAATGGTACCGATGCCGAGCGTCAAAAAGCGATGATGGCAATGCTTCCTGAGTTGCCCAAGTTGTTTAATAAAGGTGCTGAGTTTGAAGTTTCCAAGTTAAGCCTCAAAATACCTGAAGGAGTAATTGAAGGTAACCTGCTTGTTTCATTACCTCCAGGTGATAGTTCAAATCCGTTTGAACTGATCCAAAAGATCCAAGGTAATGCAATGCTGAAAATGCCCAAATTACTCGTGAAACAACTGATGCAGCAATCAGTGATGCAACAAATGTCAAAACAGCCTGATGTGCAACAAGCTCTGCTCCAGCAGATGCAAAATACGCAGCAAGCAAATAGTCAACCACAAGCGACTCAGCCTCCACCAAGTCAGGAGCAGTTAGCAGGAATGCAAGCTGACAAACAAATTGGAGCTATGGAGCAAAACGGTTTGATTAGAAGCCAGGATGCTGACTATGTGACCGAAGTTAAATTGGAGCAAGGTAAATTCTCAGTTAATGGAAAACCCTTTGATCCTGCAATGCTGAAATAG
- a CDS encoding MFS transporter yields MNEINVSKLEIKRKNNLGFAWLVWGLAAAFYFSDYLARVAPGVMHRYLQMDFGINEAGFGILTASFYVPYILMQIPVGLTVDRLSIRWLLTVMSLVTAFGCCVFGLADGLMMASIGRMLIGFSAAFAFVCSLRLATSWFPPTMLGLLSGLTQSLGMLGAAAGEAPVSFLVSNVGWRHSMLIIAFLFIALAGLLYQFIQDKPGGQRHEVQSANKVSIFQSLKIILSSRQTWLNALYAGFLFGPTAVIGEAIGPAYLQYGRGLGMHAAAFATGLIFIGWGISGPLSGWLSDKMGRRKPLMIVSALCGIVLTTLFVFLPHLSQTTAYLIFFAFGVTNTGVAIAYAVSTELHDRNVVGTSIAFTNMTSIFVGAMLQPLVGRLVDMVSGSRAYNVESLLLSDFQAGLKILPLCSVVALVLAFTIKETYCKPVKHG; encoded by the coding sequence ATGAATGAAATTAATGTGTCTAAATTGGAAATTAAGCGTAAAAATAATTTGGGATTTGCTTGGTTAGTTTGGGGTCTGGCTGCTGCATTTTATTTTTCTGACTACTTGGCCCGAGTCGCTCCAGGTGTTATGCACCGCTACTTGCAAATGGATTTTGGTATTAATGAAGCTGGCTTTGGCATATTGACCGCTTCGTTTTATGTTCCTTATATTTTAATGCAAATCCCGGTGGGGTTGACTGTTGACCGTCTGAGTATTCGTTGGTTACTGACTGTTATGTCTTTAGTGACCGCTTTTGGCTGCTGTGTTTTTGGTCTGGCAGATGGACTAATGATGGCATCTATAGGCAGAATGTTAATCGGGTTTAGTGCTGCTTTTGCTTTTGTTTGTTCCCTTAGACTTGCTACGTCATGGTTTCCTCCAACCATGCTTGGTTTGTTATCCGGTTTAACCCAATCATTAGGTATGCTTGGTGCAGCAGCTGGCGAGGCCCCAGTTTCGTTTTTAGTTAGTAATGTAGGCTGGCGCCACAGTATGTTAATCATTGCATTTCTTTTTATTGCACTGGCTGGTCTGCTATATCAATTTATCCAAGATAAGCCAGGTGGACAGCGCCATGAAGTTCAATCAGCTAATAAGGTAAGCATTTTTCAAAGTTTAAAGATTATCTTATCAAGTCGACAAACCTGGCTTAATGCCTTATATGCTGGATTTTTATTTGGACCTACTGCGGTAATAGGTGAGGCAATTGGTCCTGCTTATTTGCAGTATGGACGTGGTTTAGGAATGCACGCAGCAGCTTTTGCAACAGGCTTAATTTTTATTGGATGGGGTATCAGTGGCCCTTTATCCGGCTGGTTGTCCGATAAAATGGGGCGTCGTAAACCGCTGATGATCGTGTCGGCTCTTTGTGGGATAGTTTTAACTACCCTTTTTGTGTTTCTGCCTCATTTAAGTCAAACTACAGCTTACTTAATATTTTTTGCCTTTGGTGTTACTAATACTGGTGTTGCCATTGCGTATGCTGTTTCTACTGAGCTACATGACAGAAATGTGGTAGGTACCTCCATTGCATTTACTAATATGACTTCAATTTTTGTTGGTGCGATGTTACAACCCTTGGTTGGAAGATTGGTTGATATGGTTTCGGGTTCCCGTGCTTATAATGTTGAAAGTTTATTGCTCTCGGATTTTCAGGCTGGGCTAAAAATCCTGCCTTTATGTTCTGTAGTCGCTTTAGTTTTAGCGTTTACTATTAAAGAAACATATTGTAAGCCTGTGAAACATGGATGA
- a CDS encoding helix-turn-helix domain-containing protein produces MTTISNDAGDTTASLAESVTHSVQKYFSELKGTDPVDLYQFVLEEIETPLFRAVMEHCKYNQSRAAIMLGISRGTLRTKLRRYFDDKYVGTRD; encoded by the coding sequence ATGACAACAATCAGTAATGATGCGGGGGATACCACAGCATCACTGGCCGAAAGCGTAACTCACTCAGTACAAAAATATTTTTCAGAGCTTAAGGGAACTGATCCTGTTGACTTATACCAGTTTGTACTTGAAGAAATTGAGACACCTCTCTTTCGTGCAGTCATGGAACATTGCAAGTATAATCAGTCCCGTGCCGCTATTATGCTGGGAATCAGTCGTGGAACTCTAAGAACTAAATTACGACGATATTTTGATGATAAATACGTTGGTACACGTGATTAA
- a CDS encoding ribose-phosphate pyrophosphokinase gives MSTMMIFTGNANPELALKISSHLQIPIGKATVGTFSDGETLVEILENVRGKDVFVLQSTCAPSNNNLMELLIMADALRRSSAARITAVVPYFGYARQDRRVRSARVPITAKVVADMMASVGICRVLTVDLHADQIQGFFYMPVDNVYSTPILLEDIKNQNLDNIMVVSPDVGGVVRARAMAKRLDDAELSIIDKRRSGPNKSEVMHIIGEPADKNCIIVDDIVDTAGTLCSAAHELKKNGAKSVRAYITHPVLSGPAVNNIKHSGLDEVVITDTIPLSEEGRNCEKIRVVSLADMLAQAIKRVNVEESVSSMFAE, from the coding sequence TAACCCTGAATTAGCATTAAAAATTTCCTCTCATTTACAAATACCTATTGGCAAAGCTACTGTTGGTACTTTTAGCGATGGGGAAACTCTGGTTGAAATATTAGAAAATGTCCGCGGTAAAGATGTTTTTGTTCTCCAGTCAACCTGTGCTCCCTCAAACAATAACTTAATGGAACTGCTAATTATGGCGGATGCATTAAGAAGATCTTCCGCTGCTCGGATTACTGCAGTTGTTCCTTATTTTGGATATGCCCGTCAAGATCGAAGAGTCCGTTCTGCTCGTGTTCCTATCACCGCTAAAGTTGTTGCTGATATGATGGCATCGGTTGGAATTTGTCGCGTACTTACTGTTGATTTACATGCCGATCAAATCCAGGGATTTTTCTATATGCCCGTTGATAACGTTTATTCAACGCCTATTCTTCTAGAAGACATTAAGAACCAGAATTTAGATAATATCATGGTAGTCTCTCCAGATGTCGGAGGTGTCGTCAGAGCCAGAGCAATGGCAAAAAGACTCGATGATGCTGAGTTATCAATCATTGATAAACGCCGAAGTGGGCCAAATAAATCTGAAGTAATGCACATTATTGGCGAACCTGCTGATAAAAATTGTATCATTGTAGATGATATTGTAGATACAGCAGGAACCTTATGTTCCGCTGCACACGAACTAAAGAAAAATGGAGCAAAAAGTGTGCGGGCATATATCACTCATCCGGTATTATCTGGTCCTGCGGTGAATAACATCAAACATTCCGGACTTGATGAAGTCGTTATAACGGATACCATCCCATTATCAGAAGAAGGACGAAACTGCGAAAAAATTCGCGTGGTTAGCCTTGCGGATATGCTTGCCCAGGCAATTAAACGAGTAAATGTCGAAGAATCTGTCAGCTCAATGTTTGCTGAGTAA
- a CDS encoding NRDE family protein: MIALDQHPLYPIIILSNRDEFYKRATDPARYWQENSNVFSGKDLMRGGTWLGVNRDGKFSLITNYRSPDGYRLSMQSRGLLAKKFLFESKDTSPSAYVKTIEAVANTYNPFNMIVGDRTNVVYYSNVINKTTDLISGLYGISNHLLDTPWYKVLKAKNLFNHLLVDLITYEDPGMIAKMLYPILEDRTLAPDNLLPNTGVPMNVEKSLSSIFVDIPGQAYGTRSATMILFKKKNIFFFEKTFTNGKLISFNSTNLRTG, encoded by the coding sequence ATGATAGCTTTAGACCAACATCCGCTATATCCCATTATCATTTTATCCAATCGTGATGAGTTTTATAAAAGAGCAACTGACCCTGCTCGTTATTGGCAGGAAAACTCTAATGTATTTTCTGGTAAAGATTTAATGAGAGGTGGTACCTGGCTGGGTGTTAATAGAGATGGAAAATTTTCCCTTATAACCAACTATAGGAGCCCTGACGGTTATAGATTATCGATGCAATCGCGAGGACTTTTAGCAAAAAAATTCCTATTTGAGAGTAAAGATACTTCGCCCTCAGCTTATGTAAAAACAATCGAGGCAGTTGCCAACACCTACAATCCATTCAATATGATTGTTGGGGATAGAACGAATGTTGTTTACTATTCTAATGTAATAAATAAAACCACCGATCTAATCTCTGGTTTGTATGGCATCAGTAATCATTTATTAGACACTCCCTGGTATAAGGTATTAAAAGCCAAGAACTTATTTAATCATTTATTAGTCGACCTGATAACCTATGAGGACCCTGGGATGATAGCAAAGATGTTATACCCTATTTTAGAAGACAGAACGCTTGCACCAGATAATTTATTGCCGAATACCGGTGTCCCCATGAATGTAGAGAAATCACTTAGTTCAATTTTCGTGGATATACCTGGTCAGGCATATGGAACAAGGAGTGCTACAATGATTTTGTTTAAAAAAAAGAATATCTTTTTTTTTGAAAAAACGTTTACAAACGGTAAGCTCATCTCTTTTAATAGTACGAATTTAAGAACAGGGTAG
- a CDS encoding cellulase family glycosylhydrolase, which translates to MKPYVCIQKSQLKLAPDSSVDVGTVSYAGAALRFNGCDVSNTYLGWMNLNLSKEGNTIISYLPPEGIHIQYSNPGIDNKGRISGSIAYTPIEINEDLVRAQPATNWQFAGINLSGLEFGKVIDPAVVPNLSILDQNSPYSDLKDTVFFIEAGMNTVRIPVSWGYLQLDGPGTGSINRDYYVNYIKPLLQTLTKAKVHAVVDLHAYMRYSKFGEQYSGCFGDASCPDGDLILDEKAYQSAWGQLVTLIQEDISIDKEYIVIDLMNEPVAVPDDKVFTIQVALIKMLRAQQFKGTILIEGNNWTGLHSWTTGEWTGGDGKVYTNASLFTRENFAKSGITDLDNIVINVHQYLDSDYSGTHDTCQQDLKTEGPDGFNLDAFTQYLEKNRLKAMVTEFGTGNNASSCSQPLNEFMQYMQDNAIKDKDFGFVGWTIWSTGHGWGGYNFRVKPDSYQMHVLNQYL; encoded by the coding sequence TTGAAACCCTATGTTTGCATTCAAAAAAGTCAGCTAAAGCTAGCTCCAGACAGCTCAGTAGATGTCGGAACAGTTAGCTATGCGGGCGCCGCACTTCGCTTCAATGGTTGTGACGTAAGTAATACGTACTTGGGGTGGATGAACCTTAATTTAAGTAAAGAAGGGAATACAATAATAAGTTATCTACCTCCAGAGGGTATACATATCCAATATAGTAATCCTGGAATTGATAATAAGGGGCGGATCAGCGGGTCTATAGCCTATACACCTATTGAAATTAATGAGGACTTAGTTAGAGCTCAACCTGCTACTAATTGGCAATTCGCAGGGATTAATTTATCTGGTCTTGAGTTTGGAAAGGTGATTGATCCCGCAGTAGTTCCTAACCTATCTATTCTTGATCAAAATAGCCCTTATTCTGATCTTAAAGATACTGTTTTTTTTATTGAAGCGGGCATGAATACTGTAAGAATCCCTGTAAGTTGGGGGTATTTACAATTGGATGGTCCTGGTACTGGTAGTATCAATAGGGACTATTATGTCAATTATATCAAGCCCCTCTTGCAAACTTTGACCAAGGCTAAAGTACATGCTGTTGTAGATTTACATGCTTATATGCGCTATTCGAAATTTGGTGAGCAGTATTCAGGTTGTTTTGGAGATGCTTCTTGTCCAGATGGTGATTTAATTTTAGATGAAAAGGCTTATCAATCCGCATGGGGACAATTAGTTACCCTCATCCAAGAAGACATCAGCATTGATAAAGAATATATTGTGATTGATCTAATGAATGAGCCTGTTGCGGTTCCAGATGATAAAGTTTTTACAATCCAAGTCGCTTTGATAAAAATGCTTCGTGCTCAGCAATTTAAGGGTACAATTTTAATAGAAGGGAATAATTGGACGGGTCTTCATTCCTGGACCACTGGAGAATGGACGGGAGGCGATGGGAAAGTCTATACCAATGCGAGTTTATTTACTCGGGAGAATTTTGCTAAATCAGGAATAACTGATTTAGATAATATAGTTATTAACGTGCATCAATATCTGGATAGTGATTATAGTGGAACTCATGATACCTGCCAGCAAGATCTTAAAACAGAAGGTCCAGATGGATTTAATTTAGATGCTTTTACTCAATATTTGGAAAAAAATCGGCTTAAAGCGATGGTCACTGAGTTCGGCACAGGGAATAATGCTTCAAGCTGCAGTCAGCCTCTTAATGAATTCATGCAATACATGCAAGATAATGCAATCAAAGATAAAGATTTTGGCTTTGTAGGCTGGACAATCTGGTCGACAGGGCATGGCTGGGGTGGCTACAATTTTCGTGTAAAACCAGATTCCTATCAGATGCACGTATTGAATCAGTATTTATAA